A section of the Heptranchias perlo isolate sHepPer1 chromosome 44, sHepPer1.hap1, whole genome shotgun sequence genome encodes:
- the LOC137306585 gene encoding zinc finger protein 687-like: MADMTTPDFDDLLAAFDIPDLDPKDTIQSGQEEAHLKQTSIPPSKAPATTPDEPAVSVIVKNSVSPKRCDPTPANNKDAHRFDANSMHNGFEAVSMPRSPKLASPSSNCDNWTSIQTKMGAPHGGEDSEGLPPFNPVSVPETENTVKLEEQDEDADCFSPQSPLFPVPPDSEASNSRMLSEDVVEELPVEYSQRFALDDEEQRRTNGKAGSSEEEKQSDVESEEEEEEEEMEQSSEPEGSLHEEPDGARDDPTSSPIPTSPVSPWQDPNPNSSVTVSASVKSPDGAAELQSHSPPASTISKESPKVSPSPPSLSRQIKKQPDSPRSVSSNDGDDSSSKESSSTSSSRPLKVRIKTIKTSTGGIMRTVTRVSSDSELRSNRTAEDGMAPDDDSERMEEGEEEEEEGSVAETSQLPSKPEMPASAPARSDGAEVVSLQLGNGTIMKGTVLPTSTFQNASTAMLMAASIAQKATLAPAKVAGGTKPVSKSVHLASLNLVPQTLSAATATKTLALTPKYVTTTTLQLATKSVNGTMAVQPQKTTHAANGSVVSRSQVPLVEAFHKLLNGKNPLPTYKPNLNPPADSCLSLPPSGYRCLECGDSFALEKSLARHYDRRSMRIDVTCNHCAKRIVFFNRCSLMLHAREHKDKGLVMQCSNLVMKPITLDQMIGQADVSPVVAGTAGASRAGKSAAADTAAGSQQSSPVMPLFPDPALISCDSFDCTECDQQLPDRVSLAAHFQLGAPSAAVQVCQLCQMLLPSKCSYFAHYRLHKSKSPYICPECGGVCRAVHIQGHVKDVCFHFARKVGYKCPQCGVVYGGITSIKSHIQDVHCEAFHKCPICPMAFKSAPSAHSHIYTQHPGVSNQQAKVIHKCAMCDTVFTHQPLLSAHFDQHLSKQRVSVFKCPQCPVLFAQKRTMMEHIKSTHSNLKSEDVIQSRTVSSVKAAAKSSPDSSESSTDESSSSPKAVLSLQRRKEMRLKLKNAGWTCGQCQMWFPEREEYVTHMKKDHGKAMKKFPCRLCERSFCSAPSLRRHVRVNHEGIKRVYNCRHCTEGKRTFSSRLTLEKHLQVIHGINMADHTQDQENLFERVSIKTTIRKRPGSRDGTERWGSETTKSRKVNGNSPYRCMKCGYNTNSFSDFHKHIPQHRTGSSSHQCRQCGLCFTAHPSLNRHLFIVHGVKESEGAKIVEHKGETEGIKLEGGVICDVCGKLFESESLLKTHFRTHGMAFIKSKQNGLEK, from the exons ATGGCCGACATGACGACCCCTGATTTTGATGACCTGTTGGCAGCCTTTGACATCCCAGATCTGGATCCGAAGGACACCATCCAGTCAGGCCAGGAGGAAGCCCATTTGAAACAGACCTCTATACCCCCCAGTAAGGCCCCAGCCACCACACCGGATGAACCAGCAGTCAGCGTGATCGTCAAGAATAGCGTCAGCCCCAAACGCTGCGACCCCACCCCCGCCAACAACAAGGACGCCCATCGCTTTGATGCCAATTCTATGCACAACGGCTTTGAGGCCGTTTCGATGCCCAGGTCACCAAAGTTGGCGTCGCCATCGTCCAACTGCGACAACTGGACCAGCATCCAGACGAAAATGGGTGCCCCCCATGGAGGGGAAGACTCTGAGGGGCTCCCTCCCTTCAATCCGGTCAGTGTCCCGGAAACTGAGAACACCGTGAAGCTCGAGGAGCAGGATGAAGATGCCGACTGCTTCTCCCCACAGTCCCCCCTCTTTCCTGTTCCTCCGGACTCCGAGGCTTCGAATTCCAGAATGCTGAGCGAGGACGTCGTGGAAGAATTGCCTGTGGAATATTCCCAGCGGTTTGCATTGGATGACGAGGAGCAAAGGAGGACGAACGGGAAAGCTGGATCTTCCGAAGAGGAGAAGCAATCGGAtgtggagtcggaggaggaggaggaggaggaggagatggagcaaagcAGCGAGCCGGAAGGCAGCCTGCACGAGGAGCCTGACGGGGCAAGGGAtgatcccacctcctcccctatCCCAACCTCACCTGTGTCACCGTGGCAAGATCCCAATCCAAACTCGAGTGTGACCGTGTCTGCCAGCGTAAAGTCCCCTGACGGGGCAGCTGAGCTGCAGTCGCACAGCCCTCCCGCGTCCACGATATCCAAAGAGAGCCCAAAGGTGTCTCCTTCACCACCGAGCCTCAGCAGGCAAATTAAGAAGCAGCCTGACAGCCCTCGGAGCGTATCGAGCAACGACGGGGACGACAGCAGCAGTAAGGAATCCTCCTCCACCAGCTCTTCCCGGCCTCTCAAGGTGCGAATCAAGACCATTAAAACCTCCACCGGGGGAATCATGCGAACGGTGACGAGGGTTTCGTCTGATTCCGAGCTCCGGTCAAACAGAACAGCAGAGGATGGAATGGCACCGGATGATGATTCAGAGCGGAtggaggaaggggaagaggaagaggaagaaggcaGTGTTGCCGAGACGAGTCAGCTTCCGTCCAAGCCAGAGATGCCAGCCTCCGCTCCTGCAAGGAGCGACGGGGCTGAGGTAGTCAGTCTTCAACTGGGCAATGGCACCATCATGAAAGGGACGGTCCTGCCAACATCCACGTTCCAGAATGCCAGCACCGCCATGTTGATGGCGGCCAGCATCGCCCAGAAGGCCACTCTGGCACCGGCCAAGGTTGCCGGCGGCACGAAACCCGTTTCCAAAAGTGTCCACTTGGCGAGCCTGAATCTGGTCCCTCAGACTCTCTCTGCGGCGACTGCTACGAAGACCCTAGCCCTGACGCCCAAGTACGTTACCACCACCACCCTTCAGCTGGCCACCAAGTCGGTGAACGGCACTATGGCGGTGCAGCCGCAGAAGACCACCCACGCCGCCAACGGCTCCGTCGTGTCCCGCAGTCAAGTCCCCCTGGTGGAGGCTTTTCACAAACTGTTGAACGGGAAGAACCCTCTACCCACCTACAAGCCCAACCTCAACCCGCCTGCCGACAGctgcctgtctctccccccctctgggTACCGGTGCCTGGAGTGCGGGGACTCGTTCGCCCTGGAGAAGAGCCTGGCTCGCCATTACGACCGGCGGAGCATGCGGATCGACGTGACGTGCAACCACTGCGCCAAGAGAATcgtcttcttcaaccgctgcagcctGATGCTGCACGCCCGCGAGCACAAGGACAAGGGGCTGGTCATGCAATGCTCCAACCTGGTCATGAAGCCCATCACCCTGGACCAGATGATCGGCCAGGCTGACGTGTCCCCGGTGGTGGCGGGAACAGCCGGAGCCTCCAGGGCGGGGAAGAGCGCGGCGGCCGACACTGCCGCGGGGTCCCAGCAGAGCTCCCCGGTGATGCCGCTGTTCCCCGACCCGGCTCTGATTAGTTGCGACAGCTTCGACTGCACGGAATGTGATCAGCAACTCCCCGACCGAGTTAGTCTGGCCGCACACTTCCAACTGGGGGCACCCAGTGCTGCTGTAcag gtCTGTCAGCTCTGCCAGATGTTGCTTCCAAGCAAGTGCAGCTACTTTGCTCACTACCGACTGCACAAGAGCAAGTCTCCGTACATCTGCCCCGAGTGCGGAGGGGTCTGCCGGGCAGTGCACATCCAGGGTCACGTGAAGGACGTCTGCTTCCATTTCGCCCGCAAAGTCGGCTACAA GTGCCCCCAGTGTGGAGTTGTGTACGGAGGGATCACCTCGATCAAGTCTCACATTCAGGACGTGCACTGTGAGGCGTTCCACAAGTGCCCGATATGCCCGATGGCGTTCAAATCTGCGCCCAGCGCCCACTCGCACATCTACACGCAGCACCCGGGTGTCAGCAATCAGCAAGCCAA GGTGATTCACAAATGCGCCATGTGTGACACAGTCTTCACCCATCAGCCGTTGCTGAGCGCCCACTTCGACCAGCACCTGAGCAAGCAGCGGGTCAGCGTCTTCAAGTGTCCACAGTGCCCGGTGCTTTTCGCCCAGAAACGGACCATGATGGAGCACATCAAG AGCACCCATTCTAACTTGAAAAGCGAGGACGTGATTCAAAGTCGGACAGTCTCATCTGTCAAAGCAGCGGCCAAGTCGAGCCCGGACTCCTCGGAATCCTCCACAGACGAATCGTCCTCCAGCCCAAAGGCTGTCCTCAGCCTCCAGCGGAGGAAAGAGATGAGACTGAAGCTGAAGAATGCGGGCTGGACGTGCGGGCAGTGCCAGATGTGGTTCCCCGAGCGGGAGGAGTATGTGACGCACATGAAGAAGGACCATGGCAAG GCAATGAAGAAATTCCCGTGCCGACTCTGCGAGAGGTCATTTTGCTCCGCACCCAGTTTACGAAGACACGTGCGAGTCAACCACGAGGGGATTAAACGCGTTTACAACTGCCG GCACTGCACCGAGGGCAAGCGGACGTTCAGCAGTCGCCTGACTCTGGAGAAGCACTTACAAGTCATCCATGGAATTAACATGGCAGACCACACACAGGACCAGGAGAATCTCTTCGAGAGAGTGAGCATTAAG ACAACCATTCGCAAGCGGCCTGGTTCCCGGGACGGGACGGAGCGCTGGGGTTCGGAGACCACCAAGAGCCGAAAGGTGAACGGGAACTCGCCGTACCGATGCATGAAGTGCGGTTACAACACCAACAGCTTCTCTGATTTCCACAAGCACATCCCTCAGCACCGGACAGGCAGCTCGTCGCACCAGTGCCGCCAGTGTGGGCTGTGCTTCACTGCCCACCCTTCCTTAAACCGCCACCTCTTCATCGTGCACGGAGTGAAGGAGTCTGAGGGGGCCAAGATAGTGGAGCACAAGGGAGAAACTGAGGGTATAAAATTGGAGGGCGGGGTGatatgtgatgtgtgtgggaaGCTGTTCGAGAGCGAGTCCCTGTTAAAAACACATTTCCGGACTCACGGGATGGCATTCATTAAATCCAAGCAAAACGGTCTGGAGAAGTAA